A portion of the Streptomyces platensis genome contains these proteins:
- a CDS encoding alpha/beta fold hydrolase, with amino-acid sequence MAPDATPAPFDHLEIQVGQHTYDALACGPTDGEFVLLLHGWPEFADSWSDVLTALGAAGYRAVAVDQRGYSPRARPPRIADYAVPELVADALAFADSQGAGRFHLVSHDWGGMVAWAVAGAHPERLKSLTVLATPHPDALNRAAAEDSAQHHMLDYVRFFRRDDGAAEAALLADDAARLRAAYGGKVPAALVDDNVRRLSAPGALTATLNWYRAPESVISVPAGRITVPTLFLWGSEDVALGRGAAESTGEWVDGPYRFEALEGASHWLPEEAPGLVMPPILAHLGQYV; translated from the coding sequence ATGGCCCCGGACGCGACCCCGGCACCCTTCGACCACCTGGAGATCCAGGTCGGCCAGCACACCTACGACGCCCTGGCCTGCGGGCCCACCGACGGAGAGTTCGTCCTGCTGCTGCACGGCTGGCCCGAATTCGCCGACTCCTGGAGCGACGTGCTCACCGCCCTCGGCGCGGCCGGCTACCGCGCCGTCGCCGTCGACCAGCGAGGCTACTCCCCGCGCGCCCGCCCGCCCCGGATCGCCGACTACGCGGTGCCCGAACTCGTCGCCGACGCCCTTGCCTTCGCTGATTCCCAGGGCGCGGGCCGCTTCCACCTGGTCTCGCACGACTGGGGCGGCATGGTCGCCTGGGCGGTGGCCGGCGCCCACCCCGAGCGGCTGAAGTCCCTGACCGTGCTGGCCACTCCGCACCCGGACGCACTCAACCGCGCGGCCGCCGAGGACTCCGCCCAGCACCACATGCTCGACTACGTCCGCTTCTTCCGCCGCGACGACGGCGCCGCGGAGGCCGCCCTGCTCGCCGACGACGCCGCCCGGCTGCGCGCCGCGTACGGCGGCAAGGTGCCCGCCGCCCTGGTGGACGACAACGTCCGCCGGCTCTCCGCACCGGGCGCCCTCACCGCCACGCTGAACTGGTACCGCGCCCCGGAGTCGGTCATCTCCGTACCGGCCGGCCGGATCACCGTCCCCACCCTCTTCCTGTGGGGCAGCGAGGACGTCGCCCTGGGCCGGGGCGCGGCCGAGTCGACGGGGGAGTGGGTGGACGGCCCGTACCGCTTCGAAGCCCTGGAGGGGGCCAGCCACTGGCTGCCCGAAGAGGCCCCCGGCCTCGTCATGCCGCCGATCCTGGCGCACCTCGGACAGTACGTCTGA